A stretch of Candidatus Sphingomonas phytovorans DNA encodes these proteins:
- the rpmA gene encoding 50S ribosomal protein L27: MAHKKAGGSSRNGRDSAGRRLGVKKFGGETVVPGNILVRQRGTKFYPGTNVGMGKDHTLFALVDGRVSFKEGKLGRKFCSVEIMAAAAE; encoded by the coding sequence TAAGAAAGCAGGCGGCTCCTCGCGCAACGGTCGTGATTCGGCCGGCCGTCGTCTTGGCGTGAAGAAGTTTGGTGGCGAAACCGTCGTTCCGGGCAACATCCTGGTGCGTCAGCGCGGCACGAAATTCTATCCGGGCACCAATGTCGGCATGGGCAAGGACCATACCCTGTTCGCCCTCGTGGACGGCCGCGTGTCGTTCAAGGAAGGCAAGCTCGGCCGTAAATTCTGCTCGGTAGAGATTATGGCGGCCGCGGCCGAATAA
- a CDS encoding GNAT family N-acetyltransferase: MFARTARLTLRPGWPEDAQALTHAIAHEEVVTKLSRAPWPYTVDDAEEFLASPREAHDARFLILSHEADYPRIVGSVAVWFQEDAYELGYWLTPSAWGRGYATEAGRAVLQMAHHALGVKHVRAGHFVDNPASGRVLTKLGFRPTGAVVPRHSRARDAEVPCAVFELDLDEDRMCDVKMAA; encoded by the coding sequence ATGTTCGCTCGGACTGCAAGATTGACGCTGCGCCCCGGCTGGCCGGAAGATGCGCAGGCGCTGACTCACGCGATCGCCCATGAGGAGGTCGTGACGAAGCTGTCGCGCGCACCCTGGCCCTATACGGTGGACGATGCCGAGGAATTCCTGGCAAGCCCGCGAGAGGCGCATGACGCGCGATTCCTCATCCTCAGCCATGAGGCGGACTATCCGCGGATCGTCGGCTCCGTCGCGGTCTGGTTCCAGGAAGACGCCTATGAACTGGGTTATTGGCTGACGCCGTCGGCCTGGGGCCGCGGCTATGCGACCGAGGCCGGGCGCGCCGTGCTCCAGATGGCGCACCACGCGCTTGGCGTGAAGCACGTCCGTGCCGGGCATTTCGTTGACAACCCGGCCTCGGGCCGGGTGCTGACCAAGCTCGGCTTCCGCCCGACCGGCGCCGTCGTGCCGCGCCACTCCCGCGCCCGCGACGCCGAGGTGCCCTGCGCCGTGTTCGAACTCGACCTCGACGAGGACCGAATGTGCGATGTGAAGATGGCTGCCTGA
- a CDS encoding TonB-dependent receptor, with product MKTRSALAFAVSSLVLAHASMAAAQETPQAAPVAASDEDQGDIVVTGTRTAGRSRFDSASPIDVLSNATLQRQGTTELGAALSAVVPSIDFPRSSAVDGTDSIRPATLRGLSPDQTLVLINGVRAHTSALLNTNGSVGRGSAAVDLNTIPSVALERIEVLRDGAAAQYGSDAIAGVVNLRLREARSGGGATVTYGQYITDVVTARGHRNEHDGQTVTVAGWQGMALGPKGFLTLSAEYLNRDATSRGDFDPRKTPIRVRSRFGDPEVKQYSVYANAGYGLGDSGWELYGFAGYQHRDSTSAATPRINGGTDNNLSAAALATLYPDGFTPLINVKSEDVTLTEGLRGEISGWKVDLNLSYGRNKLTLYTRNSGNATYGANSARDFYDGSLVYDQIVGGLDISKELPLGDGTINIAGGAEVRRESFQIGAGEPASYDRNPSLRPPAPPTLGSGAQGFPGFQPSNRVNVHRSNVSGYLDIEVKPVEALTLGAAVRGESYSDFGETVNGKLSARYEFAPWIAVRGTASTGFRAPSLQQQYFTSTASVLTNGTIVETGLFPSVSAVGTALGGKPLRPEKATNLSAGIVLRSGGFDLSVDAYRIKVRDQIALSENLSGTVVAALLQPYGVTAGRFFLNGIRSTTKGIDVVAHYRKATESIGTFDFTVAGNFNDIEVTQAPGAATITAVVNGTPTSAVLPIFSRQRIISFEQGTPRTKVVGTVDWSLGNLGATARGSYYGDVTQPGSTGFAEEDIHTGRHTIFDLEVRYQVIRNVNLAVGANNLFDTYPDYVRVLSSRNQPLNSTGLVGFPYYSPFGFNGRYLYARVGVTW from the coding sequence ATGAAGACGCGATCCGCCCTGGCATTTGCCGTATCCAGCCTTGTGCTCGCTCATGCCTCGATGGCCGCGGCACAGGAGACGCCGCAAGCCGCCCCGGTCGCCGCATCCGACGAGGATCAGGGCGATATCGTCGTCACCGGCACCCGCACGGCCGGCCGCTCGCGTTTCGACAGCGCCTCGCCGATCGACGTGCTGAGCAACGCCACGCTGCAGCGCCAGGGCACGACCGAACTCGGTGCAGCACTCTCGGCGGTAGTGCCATCCATCGACTTCCCGCGCTCGTCAGCCGTCGACGGTACCGACTCGATCCGCCCCGCCACGCTGCGCGGCCTCTCGCCAGACCAGACGCTGGTGCTGATCAACGGCGTCCGCGCGCATACCTCCGCACTGCTCAACACCAATGGATCGGTCGGACGCGGATCGGCCGCCGTCGATCTCAACACCATCCCGTCAGTCGCGCTTGAGCGGATCGAGGTGCTGCGCGACGGCGCGGCGGCACAATATGGTTCCGACGCTATCGCCGGCGTGGTCAACCTCCGCCTGCGCGAGGCACGCAGCGGCGGCGGCGCGACCGTCACCTATGGTCAGTACATCACCGATGTGGTGACCGCCCGCGGCCACCGCAACGAGCATGACGGACAGACCGTTACCGTCGCCGGCTGGCAGGGCATGGCCCTGGGACCGAAAGGTTTCCTGACACTGTCCGCCGAATATCTGAACCGCGACGCCACCAGCCGCGGCGATTTCGATCCGCGCAAGACGCCGATCCGGGTTCGCTCGCGTTTTGGCGACCCGGAGGTGAAGCAATACAGCGTCTATGCCAATGCCGGTTACGGCCTGGGCGACAGCGGCTGGGAGCTTTACGGCTTTGCCGGCTATCAGCACCGCGACAGCACCAGCGCAGCGACGCCGCGAATCAATGGCGGCACTGACAACAATCTCAGTGCGGCGGCCCTTGCCACCCTCTATCCCGACGGCTTCACCCCGCTGATCAACGTCAAATCCGAGGATGTGACGCTCACCGAAGGCCTGCGTGGCGAAATATCCGGCTGGAAGGTCGATCTGAACCTCTCTTACGGCCGGAACAAGCTGACGCTCTACACGCGCAATTCCGGCAACGCGACATACGGCGCGAACTCGGCACGGGACTTCTATGACGGCAGTCTGGTGTACGACCAGATCGTCGGCGGCCTCGACATCTCCAAGGAACTGCCGCTGGGCGATGGTACGATCAATATCGCCGGGGGCGCGGAAGTTCGCCGCGAAAGTTTCCAGATCGGCGCCGGCGAGCCGGCATCCTATGACCGCAACCCGAGCCTGCGGCCTCCGGCACCGCCCACGCTTGGCTCGGGTGCGCAGGGCTTCCCAGGTTTCCAGCCGTCGAACCGCGTCAACGTGCACCGTTCGAACGTCTCCGGCTATCTCGATATCGAGGTCAAGCCAGTCGAAGCGCTCACTTTGGGCGCGGCAGTCCGGGGCGAAAGCTATTCGGACTTCGGCGAGACGGTAAACGGCAAGCTCAGCGCACGATATGAATTCGCGCCCTGGATCGCGGTCCGCGGCACTGCCTCAACCGGCTTCCGCGCACCTTCGCTGCAGCAGCAATATTTCACCTCGACCGCATCGGTCCTGACCAACGGCACGATCGTCGAAACCGGTCTGTTCCCGTCGGTCAGCGCCGTCGGCACCGCGCTGGGCGGCAAGCCGCTGCGGCCGGAAAAGGCCACCAACCTCTCGGCCGGCATCGTGTTGCGCTCGGGCGGGTTCGACCTCTCGGTCGACGCCTATCGAATCAAGGTGCGCGATCAGATCGCCCTGTCGGAGAATCTCAGCGGCACCGTGGTCGCCGCCTTGTTGCAGCCCTATGGCGTGACGGCTGGACGCTTCTTCCTCAACGGCATCCGCTCGACGACCAAGGGCATCGACGTGGTCGCGCATTATCGGAAAGCGACCGAGAGCATCGGGACCTTCGATTTCACAGTCGCCGGCAATTTCAACGACATCGAGGTGACTCAGGCCCCCGGCGCGGCGACGATCACGGCCGTGGTCAACGGGACCCCGACCAGCGCGGTGCTGCCGATCTTCAGCCGGCAACGGATCATCTCGTTCGAACAGGGCACGCCGCGCACCAAGGTCGTCGGCACGGTCGACTGGTCGCTCGGCAATCTCGGCGCGACAGCGCGCGGTTCCTATTATGGCGACGTCACTCAGCCGGGCAGCACTGGCTTCGCGGAGGAGGACATCCACACCGGCCGCCACACGATCTTCGACCTGGAGGTTCGCTATCAGGTGATCCGGAACGTCAACCTTGCGGTGGGCGCGAACAATCTGTTCGATACCTATCCGGATTATGTGCGGGTGCTGTCGTCACGCAACCAGCCGCTCAACAGCACGGGCCTGGTCGGCTTCCCCTACTACTCGCCGTTCGGCTTCAACGGCCGTTACCTCTACGCCCGGGTCGGCGTGACCTGGTAA
- a CDS encoding metal-dependent hydrolase gives MAKATTPRDLTITPRDRRFGRDTAMGRWWLNNDPYATAFYNALSVTFPRGEAFFVESVRAFRDDTPPKLAGEIQAFIKQEVMHTREHVAFNRHVVDQGYDITRLEMRVQKGLDLTKGRPPIANLTATMVLEHFTAIIAHELLANPRHLAGGEEEFANLWRWHAAEEIEHKGVAYDTWLHATRNWTEWQRFKVKALVMLRVTANFTSGRIAGMLDLLRQDGLSGPKVWAKMFWYAFGRPGMARKIAGQWLAFFRPSFHPWNHDDRTLIGMYESEYEAAVLPREAVAA, from the coding sequence GTGGCGAAAGCAACCACTCCCCGCGACCTGACCATCACGCCGCGCGATCGCCGGTTCGGTCGCGACACCGCGATGGGGCGTTGGTGGCTCAACAACGATCCCTATGCCACGGCGTTCTACAATGCGCTTTCAGTGACTTTTCCCAGGGGCGAGGCGTTTTTCGTCGAGAGCGTCCGCGCCTTTCGCGACGATACGCCGCCCAAGCTCGCCGGCGAGATCCAGGCGTTCATCAAGCAGGAGGTGATGCACACGCGCGAGCATGTGGCGTTCAACCGGCACGTCGTCGACCAGGGCTATGACATCACCCGGCTCGAGATGCGGGTTCAGAAGGGGCTCGACCTGACCAAGGGGCGGCCGCCGATCGCCAACCTGACCGCGACGATGGTGCTTGAGCATTTCACCGCGATCATCGCGCACGAACTGCTCGCCAATCCCCGCCACCTCGCGGGGGGCGAGGAGGAGTTCGCCAATCTGTGGCGCTGGCACGCGGCGGAGGAGATCGAGCACAAGGGCGTCGCCTATGACACCTGGCTGCATGCGACCAGGAACTGGACCGAATGGCAACGCTTCAAGGTGAAGGCGCTGGTGATGCTGCGCGTCACCGCCAATTTCACGAGCGGCCGTATCGCTGGCATGCTCGATCTGTTGCGGCAGGACGGGCTGAGCGGGCCGAAGGTCTGGGCGAAGATGTTCTGGTATGCGTTCGGGCGGCCCGGCATGGCGCGCAAGATCGCGGGACAGTGGCTCGCTTTCTTCCGGCCGAGCTTCCATCCGTGGAATCATGACGACCGCACGCTGATCGGCATGTACGAGAGCGAATATGAGGCGGCCGTATTGCCGCGCGAGGCTGTCGCGGCGTGA